In Sander lucioperca isolate FBNREF2018 chromosome 21, SLUC_FBN_1.2, whole genome shotgun sequence, the following proteins share a genomic window:
- the LOC116063854 gene encoding plexin domain-containing protein 1-like isoform X1, with amino-acid sequence MYFSLVMLFLCLSQTELARVWLQQQTDIWYSVISQQHEDSIGGDSHPRRAQGLSSGPARISRAVPGGGLTINTLPDNMTRVVEDSGKYYTWCSFGPEDQRTRELWVDMSDVRHGQVRVHGILSNSYKQAVRVALSFDFPFYGHYLRQITIATGGFIFTGDITHRMLTTTQYIAPLMANFDPSYSKESTVQYLDNGEAFVVQWERVRLPGKESGGAFTFQAALYKTGTITFSYRDIPLSLDVMGSAEHPVKVGVSDAFMVMPPSPQSQDAQRRTIYEYHRVEIDTTKVTSYSAVEFTPLPTCLQHDNCELCLSSNQTSGCSWCNVLQRCSDGMDRHRQEWLDYACSEESKNATCEDYSRVDSSTGSAITPEIEEVTSLTPRQQGCDSDDKTKHHIFKTGNDVRTDSSTKSDGLANTGVIAGIAAALVLLLALTLVALYINYHPTAASPLYLIQRRNNYWPSLKFQKQQPGYTEVEGEGHEKDSIVEAGPC; translated from the exons ACATTTGGTACAGTGTGATCTCACAGCAGCATGAAGACTCAATTGGAGGCGACAGTCATCCTCGCAGAGCTCAGGGGTTATCTTCAGGCCCCGCTAGGATCAGCAGGGCGGTCCCGGGTGGAGGTCTAACCATCAACACCCTGCCAGACAACATGACACGTGTAGTG GAGGATTCTGGGAAGTATTACACATGGTGTAGCTTTGGCCCAGAAGACCAGCGCACACGGGAACTATGGGTAGACATGAGTGACGTCCGACATGGCCAAGTTAGAGTTCATGGCATTCTGTCAAATTCATACAAACAAGCTGTG AGGGTTGCCCTGTCGTTTGACTTTCCTTTTTATGGACATTACTTGAGGCAGATTACCATAGCAACTGGAG GGTTCATCTTCACAGGGGACATTACTCACCGTATGCTGACCACAACACAGTACATCGCCCCTCTAATGGCTAATTTTGACCCCAGCTACTCCAAAGAATCTACTGTGCAATACCTGGATAATG GTGAGGCGTTTGTGGTCCAGTGGGAGCGGGTCAGACTCCCAGGAAAAGAGTCAGGAGGAGCCTTTACGTTTCAGGCTGCACTTTACAAAACAGGAACCATCACGTTCAGCTACCGAGAT ATACCTCTGTCATTAGATGTGATGGGTTCAGCTGAGCATCCAGTAAAGGTCGGTGTGTCTGATGCCTTCATGGTCATGCCACCTTCTCCTCAATCACAAG ATGCCCAACGGCGGACGATTTATGAGTACCATCGGGTTGAGATAGACACTACAAAGGTCACCAGCTACTCTGCTGTTGAGTTCACTCCACTGCCTA CCTGCCTGCAGCATGACAACTGCGAGCTCTGCCTGTCATCCAACCAAACCTCTGGTTGTAGCTGGTGCAATGTACTCCAGAG GTGTTCAGATGGCATGGATAGACACAGACAAGAATGGTTGGACTACGCTTGTTCAGAAGAG AGCAAAAATGCAACCTGTGAGGATTACTCCAGGGTCGACAGCTCCACTGGTTCTGCTATCACACCAGAGATCGAGGAAGTGACCTCATTGACTCCTCGACAACAAGGCTGTGATAGTGACG ATAAGACCAAACATCATATATTTAAGACTGGCAATG ATGTGAGGACAGATTCTTCAACCAAGAGTGATGGGTTGGCTAACACTGGAGTGATAGCCGGAATAGCAGCTGCGCTGGTGTTACTTTTGGCTCTGACACTGGTAGCTCTTTACATCAACTACCATCCTACTGCTGCATCACCACTTTACCTCATCCAG cgacGCAACAACTACTGGCCGTCCTTGAAGTTTCAGAAGCAACAACCTGGTTACACAGAAGTGGAAGGAGAAGGTCATGAAAAAGACAGCATTGTTGAAGCTGGGCCATGTTGA
- the LOC116063854 gene encoding plexin domain-containing protein 1-like isoform X2, whose protein sequence is MYFSLVMLFLCLSQTELARVWLQQQTDIWYSVISQQHEDSIGGDSHPRRAQGLSSGPARISRAVPGGGLTINTLPDNMTRVVRVALSFDFPFYGHYLRQITIATGGFIFTGDITHRMLTTTQYIAPLMANFDPSYSKESTVQYLDNGEAFVVQWERVRLPGKESGGAFTFQAALYKTGTITFSYRDIPLSLDVMGSAEHPVKVGVSDAFMVMPPSPQSQDAQRRTIYEYHRVEIDTTKVTSYSAVEFTPLPTCLQHDNCELCLSSNQTSGCSWCNVLQRCSDGMDRHRQEWLDYACSEESKNATCEDYSRVDSSTGSAITPEIEEVTSLTPRQQGCDSDDKTKHHIFKTGNDVRTDSSTKSDGLANTGVIAGIAAALVLLLALTLVALYINYHPTAASPLYLIQRRNNYWPSLKFQKQQPGYTEVEGEGHEKDSIVEAGPC, encoded by the exons ACATTTGGTACAGTGTGATCTCACAGCAGCATGAAGACTCAATTGGAGGCGACAGTCATCCTCGCAGAGCTCAGGGGTTATCTTCAGGCCCCGCTAGGATCAGCAGGGCGGTCCCGGGTGGAGGTCTAACCATCAACACCCTGCCAGACAACATGACACGTGTAGTG AGGGTTGCCCTGTCGTTTGACTTTCCTTTTTATGGACATTACTTGAGGCAGATTACCATAGCAACTGGAG GGTTCATCTTCACAGGGGACATTACTCACCGTATGCTGACCACAACACAGTACATCGCCCCTCTAATGGCTAATTTTGACCCCAGCTACTCCAAAGAATCTACTGTGCAATACCTGGATAATG GTGAGGCGTTTGTGGTCCAGTGGGAGCGGGTCAGACTCCCAGGAAAAGAGTCAGGAGGAGCCTTTACGTTTCAGGCTGCACTTTACAAAACAGGAACCATCACGTTCAGCTACCGAGAT ATACCTCTGTCATTAGATGTGATGGGTTCAGCTGAGCATCCAGTAAAGGTCGGTGTGTCTGATGCCTTCATGGTCATGCCACCTTCTCCTCAATCACAAG ATGCCCAACGGCGGACGATTTATGAGTACCATCGGGTTGAGATAGACACTACAAAGGTCACCAGCTACTCTGCTGTTGAGTTCACTCCACTGCCTA CCTGCCTGCAGCATGACAACTGCGAGCTCTGCCTGTCATCCAACCAAACCTCTGGTTGTAGCTGGTGCAATGTACTCCAGAG GTGTTCAGATGGCATGGATAGACACAGACAAGAATGGTTGGACTACGCTTGTTCAGAAGAG AGCAAAAATGCAACCTGTGAGGATTACTCCAGGGTCGACAGCTCCACTGGTTCTGCTATCACACCAGAGATCGAGGAAGTGACCTCATTGACTCCTCGACAACAAGGCTGTGATAGTGACG ATAAGACCAAACATCATATATTTAAGACTGGCAATG ATGTGAGGACAGATTCTTCAACCAAGAGTGATGGGTTGGCTAACACTGGAGTGATAGCCGGAATAGCAGCTGCGCTGGTGTTACTTTTGGCTCTGACACTGGTAGCTCTTTACATCAACTACCATCCTACTGCTGCATCACCACTTTACCTCATCCAG cgacGCAACAACTACTGGCCGTCCTTGAAGTTTCAGAAGCAACAACCTGGTTACACAGAAGTGGAAGGAGAAGGTCATGAAAAAGACAGCATTGTTGAAGCTGGGCCATGTTGA